From a region of the Cyprinus carpio isolate SPL01 chromosome B21, ASM1834038v1, whole genome shotgun sequence genome:
- the LOC109054002 gene encoding macrophage mannose receptor 1-like, which translates to MFSLVLFSGFFTLILGAPQYVFVNESKTWEEAQRYCRDKYTDLATIENEQQTFQLMDTVNDYSTDLAWIGLYDDLNSWNWTLEDTDFFKVEEKNFRNWNSPGPGNSGAQSLCVYMHFGIWYTASCSNAFYPTVCYDGRENASATYVIIYQSKTWTEAQSYCREHHTDLISIRNEVENQKIQYFIRNNYYYYYNIWIGLYRTRSWSDKSNSSFTYWSTWQPDTAGTCTAVSFRNSGKWTDENCNYAFPFFCHNASTSARQYHFVNESKTWTEAQSYCRQNYTDLATIENMEEMNRLINTVNGSYYGLAWIGQYDDVNSWRWSLEDNDFYLEGERDFRNWYHEPDNSGGNQLCVYMDSNGKWYDISCDNTLPFVCYDGRDTATQNYIFIYNRKTWSEARRYCRDYYTDLANVRNQTENQRILERTWGYGVWIGLYRNRVWSNSQNTTYQNWRPYIPMLYAQPDNGNNQYSEYGYQHCTAVSFRYSGRWTDEICVSSMPFFCYSRTCTQSSCTRQYHFVSESKTWTEAQRYCRQNYTDLATIDNMEEMNRLIKTVRGTYYGSTWIGLYDDMNSWRWSLDNAALGGGFKSWYIQQPVNSYGQSLCVYMSYYHGTWSEVSCYYTFPFVCYDGRVNASASYVLVYQSKTWNEAQSYCREHHTDLVSIRNEIENYRVQSLIPYNSVVWIGLYRTRSWSDQSNSSFSNWRTGQPDNAGNSEYCTAVSFSDSGNWTDENCNTALPFVCYSALASSRQYHFVNESKTWTEAQRYCRQNYTDLATIDNMEEMSRLINTVNGSYNGSAWIGLYDDVNSWRWSLEDNDFYQEGRRDFRNFYHEPNNYAGNELCVYMDYNGKWFDYSCDSYYQFVCYDGRENATQKYVWVYQGMTWSRAQSYCREKYTDLASVRNETERQQILSSARSYGYYYGTIWIGLHRNRLWSDQSSSSFTYWLPYTPSLAAQPDNGANVQGEQGSQHCTAVSVQYSGQWTDERCFASLPFFCYSDEYVMGMRVEVTSLENLSESQIKELVIIQLQEEMIRLGLPRNVTMNLRGYRKVNP; encoded by the exons GTTTCTTTACCCTCATACTGGGTGCCCCTCAGTATGTCTTTGTGAATGAATCCAAGACTTGGGaagaagctcagagatactgtAGAGACAAATACACTGATCTGGCCACCATTGAAAATGAACAGCAAACTTTCCAGTTGATGGACACAGTGAATGATTATTCCACTGATTTGGCCTGGATTGGACTCTATGATGATCTGAACAGTTGGAATTGGACCCTAGAGGACACCGATTTCTTCAAGGTTGAAGAGAAAAACTTCAGGAACTGGAATAGCCCAGGACCAGGGAATTCTGGAGCACAAAGTCTGTGTGTTTATATGCACTTTGGGATATGGTATACAGCAAGCTGCTCCAATGCATTTTATCCTACGGTCTGCTATGATG gAAGAGAAAATGCCAGTGCTACTTATGTTATCATTTACCAGTCCAAAACCTGGACTGAAGCACAGAGTTACTGCAGAGAACATCACACAGACCTCATCAGTATCAGAAATGAGGTTGAAAACCAGAAGATCCAGTATTTCATacgaaataattattattattattataatatttggatTGGACTGTACAGGAccagatcttggtcagataagaGCAACTCTTCATTTACTTACTGGAGCACATGGCAACCAGATACGGCAGGGACCTGCACTGCAGTGTCATTTAGAAACTCTGGGAAATGGACTGATGAAAACTGCAATTATGCATTTCCTTTCTTTTGTCACAATG CATCAACATCAGCACGTCAGTATCACTTTGTGAATGAGTCTaagacctggactgaagctcaaAGTTACTGCAGACAGAATTACACTGATCTGGCCACCATTGAGAACATGGAGGAAATGAACAGACTGATTAACACAGTTAATGGGAGTTACTATGGTTTAGCCTGGATTGGACAGTATGATGATGTGAACAGCTGGAGATGGTCACTGGAAGACAATGATTTCTATctggaaggagagagagatttCAGGAACTGGTATCATGAACCGGACAACAGTGGTGGGAACCAGTTGTGTGTTTATATGGATTCTAATGGAAAATGGTATGATATATCATGTGACAACACACTGCCATTTGTTTGTTATGAtg GTAGAGACACTGCCACACAGAATTACATCTTTATTTATAACCGGAAAACCTGGTCAGAGGCTCGTAGATACTGCAGAGATTATTACACAGATCTCGCCAACGTGAGAAATCAGACTGAGAACCAGAGGATCCTTGAGAGAACATGGGGATATGGAGTCTGGATCGGCCTGTACAGAAACAGAGTTTGGTCAAACAGTCAGAATACTACATATCAAAACTGGAGGCCATACATTCCTATGTTATATGCACAACCAGACAATGGCAATAATCAATACTCTGAGTATGGATATCAGCACTGCACTGCAGTATCATTCAGATATTCAGGCCGATGGACAGATGAGATCTGTGTATCCAGCATGCCTTTCTTCTGCTACAGCA GAACCTGCACACAGTCTTCATGCACCCGTCAGTATCACTTTGTGTCTGAATCTaagacctggactgaagctcagagatactgcagacagaacTACACTGATCTGGCCACCATTGATAACATGGAGGAAATGAACAGACTCATTAAAACAGTACGTGGTACTTACTATGGATCAACTTGGATTGGACTCTATGATGATATGAACAGCTGGAGATGGTCTCTGGATAATGCAGCATTAGGGGGAGGTTTTAAAAGCTGGTATATTCAGCAACCAGTGAACTCATATGGacagagtctgtgtgtgtacatgtcATACTACCATGGAACGTGGAGTGAAGTCTCTTGCTACTATACATTTCCATTTGTTTGCTATGATG GAAGAGTGAATGCTAGTGCAAGTTATGTGTTGGTTTACCAGTCCAAAACCTGGAATGAAgctcagagttactgcagagAACATCACACAGACCTCGTCAGTATCAGGAATGAGATTGAAAACTACAGGGTTCAGTCATTAATTCCATATAATTCAGTTGTTTGGATTGGACTGTACAGAACCAGATCTTGGTCAGATCAGAGCAACTCTTCATTCAGTAACTGGAGGACAGGACAGCCAGATAATGCTGGAAACAGTGAATACTGCACTGCAGTGTCATTTAGTGATTCTGGGAACTGGACAGATGAAAACTGCAACACTGCATTACCTTTCGTTTGCTACAGTG CATTAGCATCATCCCGTCAGTATCACTTTGTGAATGAGTCTaagacctggactgaagctcagagatactgcagacagaattaTACTGATCTGGCCACCATTGATAACATGGAGGAAATGAGCAGACTGATTAACACAGTTAATGGGAGTTACAATGGTTCAGCCTGGATTGGACTGTATGATGATGTGAACAGCTGGAGATGGTCACTGGAAGACAATGATTTCTATCAGGAAGGACGGAGAGATTTCAGAAACTTCTATCATGAACCAAACAACTATGCTGGGAATGAACTGTGTGTTTACATGGATTATAATGGAAAATGGTTTGATTATTCATGTGACAGTTATTACCAATTTGTCTGCTATGATG gtagAGAAAACGCCACTCAGAAATATGTCTGGGTATATCAGGGGATGACCTGGAGTAGAGCTCAGAGCtactgcagagagaaatacacagaCCTGGCCAGTGTTAGGAATGAGACAGAGCGTCAACAGATACTGAGCAGTGCACGTAGTTATGGGTATTATTATGGAACTATATGGATTGGTCTGCACAGAAACAGACTGTGGTCAGATCAGAGCAGCTCTTCATTCACATATTGGCTACCATACACTCCCTCGCTTGCTGCACAACCAGATAATGGTGCAAATGTTCAGGGAGAGCAGGGATCTCAACACTGCACTGCTGTGTCTGTACAATATTCTGGCCAGTGGACAGATGAGAGATGCTTTGCAAGTTTGCCTTTCTTCTGTTACAGTG ATGAGTATG tgATGGGAATGCGAGTAGAAGTTACAAGCCTGGAAAATTTATCAGAGTCTCAGATTAAAGAGCTTGTGATTATACAG TTACAAGAGGAGATGATAAGGCTCGGACTTCCCAGAAATGTCACCATGAATTTAAGAGGCTATCGTAAGGTCAATCCCTGA